From Mus musculus strain C57BL/6J chromosome 17, GRCm38.p6 C57BL/6J, the proteins below share one genomic window:
- the Lrfn2 gene encoding leucine-rich repeat and fibronectin type-III domain-containing protein 2 isoform X1: protein METLLGGLLAFGMAFAVVDACPKYCVCQNLSESLGTLCPSKGLLFVPPDIDRRTVELRLGGNFIIHIGRQDFANMTGLVDLTLSRNTISHIQPFSFLDLESLRSLHLDSNRLPSLGEDTLRGLVNLQHLIVNNNQLGGIADDAFEDFLLTLEDLDLSYNNLHGLPWDSVRRMVNLHQLSLDHNLLDHIAEGTFADLQKLARLDLTSNRLQKLPPDPIFARSQASLLTATPFAPPLSFSFGGNPLHCNCELLWLRRLERDDDLETCGSPGSLKGRYFWHIREEEFVCEPPLITQHTHKLLVLEGQAATLKCKAIGDPSPLIHWVAPDDRLVGNSSRTAVYDNGTLDILITTSQDSGPFTCIAANAAGEATATVEVSIVQLPHLSNSTSRMAPPKSRLSDITGSSKTSRGGGGSGAGEPPKSTPERAVLVSDVTTTSALVKWSVSKSAPRVKMYQLQYNCSDDEVLIYRGACGDPGSTVPLLQDDPSL, encoded by the exons ATGGAGACTCTGCTTGGTGGGCTGCTGGCTTTTGGCATGGCGTTTGCTGTGGTCGATGCCTGCCCCAAGTACTGCGTCTGCCAGAATCTGTCTGagtcactggggaccctgtgtcccTCCAAGGGGCTCCTCTTTGTGCCCCCTGACATTGACCGGAGGACGGTGGAGCTGCGTCTGGGTGGCAACTTCATCATCCACATTGGCCGCCAAGACTTTGCCAACATGACAGGGCTGGTGGATCTGACCTTGTCCAGGAACACCATCAGCCATATCCAGCCCTTCTCCTTCCTGGACCTTGAGAGCCTCCGCTCCCTGCACCTTGACAGCAACCGGCTACCTAGCCTTGGGGAGGACACACTCCGGGGTCTGGTCAACCTGCAACACCTTATTGTGAACAATAACCAGCTGGGTGGCATCGCTGATGATGCCTTTGAAGACTTCTTGCTGACTTTAGAAGACCTGGACCTATCTTACAACAACCTCCACGGACTTCCCTGGGATTCCGTACGGCGCATGGTCAACCTCCATCAGCTGAGTCTGGACCACAATCTGCTGGACCACATTGCTGAGGGCACTTTTGCAGACCTGCAGAAACTGGCCCGCCTGGACCTCACATCCAATCGGCTGCAGAAACTTCCCCCGGACCCCATCTTTGCCCGCTCCCAGGCTTCCTTGCTAACTGCCACGCCCTTTGCCCCACCCCTGTCTTTTAGTTTTGGAGGGAACCCGCTGCACTGCAATTGTGAGCTTCTCTGGCTGCGGAGGCTGGAGAGGGATGATGACCTGGAGACCTGTGGATCCCCCGGAAGTCTCAAGGGTCGCTACTTTTGGCATATTCGTGAGGAGGAGTTTGTGTGTGAGCCGCCTCTCAtcacccagcacacacacaagctgcTGGTTCTGGAGGGCCAGGCAGCCACTCTTAAGTGCAAGGCCATTGGGGACCCCAGCCCTTTGATCCACTGGGTTGCCCCCGATGACCGCTTGGTGGGAAACTCTTCCAGGACTGCTGTATATGACAATGGCACCCTGGACATTCTAATTACCACCTCTCAGGACAGTGGACCCTTTACCTGCATCGCAGCCAATGCAGCAGGAGAGGCTACGGCCACTGTAGAGGTCTCCATTGTGCAGCTCCCACACCTTAGTAACAGCACTAGCCGGATGGCACCCCCCAAGTCTCGCCTTTCGGACATCACAGGTTCCAGCAAGACCAGCCGGGGAGGGGGAGGTAGTGGGGCTGGGGAGCCTCCCAAAAGCACCCCAGAGAGGGCTGTGCTTGTGTCCGATGTTACCACCACATCTGCCCTGGTCAAGTGGTCTGTCAGCAAGTCAGCACCCAGGGTGAAGATGTATCAGCTGCAGTACAACTGTTCTGATGATGAGGTGCTGATCTACAG GGGTGCCTGTGGGGATCCTGGGTCAACTGTTCCTCTGTTACAG